Proteins from a genomic interval of Microbacterium abyssi:
- a CDS encoding alpha/beta fold hydrolase — translation MDIILVPGLWLEASSWDDVVPALVAAGHRPLPLTLPGVGEPAERSANVGMSDWVAAVVEKIDAADGPVVLVGHSGGGNVVWGAADARPDQVARVVFVDTVPPPPESGISSFAPVDGVVPFPGWDFFPDEDVSDLDAQTRARTLPLTRSVPARVPSDPVPLSGERHRVPVTMLMGRMDRHQLEAELDQWGAYAEEYRAIGDVTVEKIGSGHWPQFSQPGRLAALIAESVSQ, via the coding sequence ATGGACATCATTCTCGTACCCGGCCTCTGGCTCGAAGCATCCTCGTGGGACGACGTCGTGCCCGCGCTCGTGGCTGCCGGCCATCGTCCGCTTCCCTTGACCCTCCCGGGCGTCGGCGAACCCGCCGAGCGATCGGCCAATGTCGGCATGTCCGACTGGGTCGCCGCCGTCGTCGAGAAGATCGACGCCGCGGACGGCCCGGTCGTGCTCGTCGGCCACAGCGGCGGAGGCAATGTCGTCTGGGGCGCGGCAGACGCGCGCCCCGACCAGGTCGCACGGGTCGTCTTCGTCGACACGGTGCCGCCGCCGCCGGAATCAGGCATCTCCTCGTTCGCGCCGGTCGACGGCGTCGTGCCCTTCCCGGGATGGGACTTCTTCCCCGATGAAGACGTCTCCGACCTCGATGCGCAGACCCGCGCGCGCACGCTCCCGCTGACGCGATCGGTGCCGGCGCGCGTGCCCTCCGACCCCGTGCCGCTGTCGGGCGAGCGGCATCGCGTGCCGGTGACCATGCTGATGGGCCGAATGGATCGGCATCAGCTGGAGGCCGAGCTCGACCAGTGGGGCGCGTACGCCGAGGAGTACCGTGCGATCGGCGACGTGACCGTTGAGAAGATCGGCTCCGGACACTGGCCGCAGTTCTCCCAGCCCGGGCGGCTCGCCGCGCTGATCGCCGAGTCAGTGAGTCAGTGA
- a CDS encoding beta-ketoacyl-ACP reductase: MSTERVVLVTGGNRGIGRAIAERFVRDGYRVAVTARSGEGPEGTLTVRADVTDAAAIDAAFTEVENTLGPVEVVVANAGITKDTLLMRMSEDDFDSVVATNLGGAFRVVKRASKGMLRARFGRVILISSVVGLYGSAGQVNYSASKSALVGFARSLTRELGARGITANVVAPGFIDTDMTAELPEETQKQYKASIPAARFATPDEVAGVVTWLAGDDAAYISGAVIPVDGGLGMGH; this comes from the coding sequence ATGAGTACAGAACGCGTCGTCCTCGTCACCGGCGGCAATCGCGGCATCGGTCGTGCGATCGCGGAGCGCTTCGTGCGCGACGGTTATCGCGTCGCCGTCACCGCCCGCAGCGGTGAGGGCCCCGAAGGCACGCTCACCGTGCGGGCCGACGTGACGGATGCCGCCGCCATCGACGCGGCCTTCACCGAGGTCGAGAACACTCTCGGGCCCGTCGAAGTCGTCGTCGCGAACGCCGGCATCACCAAGGACACGCTGTTGATGCGCATGAGCGAAGATGACTTCGACAGCGTGGTGGCCACCAACCTGGGCGGGGCGTTCCGCGTCGTCAAGCGAGCCTCGAAGGGGATGCTGCGTGCGCGCTTCGGACGCGTCATCCTGATCTCCAGCGTCGTCGGCCTCTACGGCTCGGCCGGGCAGGTGAACTACTCCGCCTCCAAGAGCGCGCTGGTCGGTTTCGCCCGCTCGCTCACGCGCGAGCTCGGCGCGCGCGGGATCACCGCCAACGTGGTGGCCCCCGGTTTCATCGACACGGATATGACCGCCGAACTGCCTGAGGAGACCCAGAAGCAGTACAAGGCCAGCATCCCGGCGGCGCGCTTCGCTACACCGGACGAGGTCGCCGGCGTCGTCACCTGGCTCGCCGGCGACGACGCCGCCTACATCTCAGGCGCCGTGATCCCGGTCGACGGCGGCCTCGGCATGGGGCACTGA
- the serB gene encoding phosphoserine phosphatase SerB has protein sequence MTAARFLVVLDADSTLIRDEVIELLADEAGRRAEVQAATEAAMRGEVDFASSLRSRVQELTGVPTDAFERVRSRIQPTPGVRELTAAVHDRGGIVGVVSGGFHEILDHIAPGLGVDRWRANRLTVDDGTLSGVVDGEIVDAAVKAASLREWARELQVPLHATIAIGDGANDLEMMATAGLGLAFNAKPMVRRSANLVIGPRDLRAVIPLLP, from the coding sequence GTGACTGCTGCGCGCTTCCTCGTCGTCCTCGATGCCGATTCCACCCTGATCCGCGACGAGGTGATCGAGCTTCTCGCAGATGAAGCCGGACGGCGCGCGGAGGTGCAGGCGGCCACCGAGGCGGCGATGCGCGGTGAGGTCGACTTCGCGAGCAGTCTGCGCTCACGGGTGCAGGAGCTCACCGGGGTTCCCACGGACGCGTTCGAGCGCGTCAGGAGCCGGATCCAGCCCACCCCCGGCGTGCGCGAGCTCACCGCCGCTGTTCACGACCGCGGCGGAATCGTGGGAGTCGTCTCCGGCGGGTTTCACGAGATCCTCGACCACATCGCCCCCGGGCTCGGCGTCGATCGCTGGCGGGCGAATCGACTGACCGTCGACGACGGCACGCTCTCCGGAGTCGTCGACGGCGAGATCGTGGATGCCGCGGTCAAGGCCGCATCGCTGCGCGAGTGGGCGCGCGAGCTGCAGGTGCCGCTGCACGCCACCATCGCGATCGGCGATGGCGCCAATGACCTCGAGATGATGGCGACTGCCGGCCTCGGCCTGGCCTTCAACGCCAAGCCGATGGTCCGCCGGTCGGCGAATCTCGTCATCGGCCCGCGGGACCTCCGCGCGGTCATCCCTCTGCTGCCCTGA
- a CDS encoding glucose-1-phosphate adenylyltransferase encodes MAAPKKVFGIILAGGEGKRLMPLTADRAKPAVPFGGQYRLIDFAVSNLINSGLRQIVVLTQYKSHSLDRHITQTWRMSSLLDSYITSVPAQQRLGKRWFSGSADAILQSLNLINDEKPDIVAVIGADHVYRMDFQQMIEAHIESGARATVAGIRQPLALANQFGVIDADPDGSGLIRAFLEKPTDATGLADSPHEVLASMGNYIFDADALIEAVEADGEVATSSHDMGGDIIPYFVDRGEAGYYDMKNNDVPGSSPRDRAYWRDVGTIDSFFDAHMDLIATLPVFNLYNTLWPIRTQSVNAPPAKFVRDAVGRIGNAIDSIVSPGSVLSGTHLERSVIGPGTLAAGGSTITDSVVFDSVVVGQGARVHRAVLDKNVVMLDGATVGVDRERDLERGFTVTESGITVVGKGELIER; translated from the coding sequence ATGGCAGCCCCAAAGAAGGTCTTCGGCATCATTCTCGCCGGTGGAGAGGGCAAGCGACTCATGCCTCTCACGGCTGATCGGGCGAAGCCGGCCGTACCGTTCGGCGGGCAGTACCGGCTGATCGATTTCGCCGTCTCCAACCTGATCAACTCGGGACTCCGGCAGATCGTGGTGCTCACCCAGTACAAGTCGCACAGCCTTGATCGGCACATCACCCAGACGTGGCGCATGTCGTCGTTGCTGGACTCGTACATCACCTCGGTGCCGGCGCAGCAGCGTCTGGGCAAGCGCTGGTTCTCGGGGTCAGCGGACGCCATCCTGCAGAGCCTGAACCTCATCAACGACGAGAAGCCGGACATCGTGGCCGTCATCGGCGCCGACCACGTCTACCGGATGGACTTCCAGCAGATGATCGAAGCGCACATCGAATCGGGCGCCAGGGCGACGGTCGCCGGCATCCGCCAGCCGCTGGCGCTCGCGAACCAGTTCGGTGTGATCGACGCCGATCCCGACGGGTCCGGCCTCATCCGCGCGTTCCTGGAGAAGCCGACGGACGCCACGGGGCTCGCCGACTCGCCGCACGAGGTGCTCGCGTCGATGGGGAACTACATCTTCGACGCGGATGCGCTCATCGAAGCGGTGGAAGCGGACGGCGAGGTCGCGACGTCGAGTCACGACATGGGCGGCGACATCATCCCGTACTTCGTCGACCGCGGCGAGGCGGGCTACTACGACATGAAGAACAACGACGTGCCGGGCTCGTCGCCGCGGGACCGTGCCTACTGGCGGGACGTCGGAACGATCGACTCGTTCTTCGACGCGCACATGGACCTCATCGCAACCCTCCCGGTGTTCAACCTGTACAACACGCTCTGGCCGATCCGCACGCAGAGCGTGAACGCCCCTCCCGCGAAGTTCGTGCGCGACGCGGTCGGGCGCATCGGCAACGCGATCGACTCCATCGTCTCTCCCGGCTCGGTGCTCTCCGGCACTCACCTCGAGCGCAGCGTGATCGGGCCCGGCACCCTGGCTGCGGGAGGATCGACCATCACGGACTCGGTGGTCTTCGACAGCGTGGTCGTCGGGCAGGGGGCGCGCGTGCACCGGGCGGTGCTCGACAAGAACGTGGTGATGCTCGACGGCGCGACCGTGGGCGTCGACCGGGAGCGGGATCTGGAACGCGGCTTCACCGTGACCGAATCCGGGATCACCGTCGTCGGCAAGGGCGAGCTCATCGAGCGGTGA